The DNA sequence GTGAGTTGTGACAACAGCAGATGCTGAGctaacagaaaataaaaggaataaaGAGGTGTCAATCCATGAGGTTGAAAAGTTGGAAATTTATATAGAAAATTCCTTGGTGGGttacatttcattttctttggttGAAATATAGGTGAGAGGTTGGAATTGAGATGTGAATACATATGGAAAAAGTTACATTAAAGCATTTGACCCTTTTTGGCTGAACTATACCTAACCTCTCCAACATTTAAAGCAGATATTCACTTCAGTTTTTCAGATTTCCATTTAGAACCCAGATTTTCTTTCCTGATGTACTCCATATTCTGGTCATGGATAAGAATCATTAGACAATTACCAGACTTGTTTTAAGCTCATAAGGACAAAACTAGCACAACCTGGGAAGCTGGAAGTGGAAACTGGTTGTCTGATTTGGAAATAAATCCAGGAAACAACATGGTACTGCCAAGTgtctatgtcccccccccccccctctgtGGGCTCAGCCAACTACATAAACAAATCCATTTTCTAATTCTTTCTTAAACTTCAACCTCTAGAATTCACTGCAAAAAATCAGATGAAGCAGATTTAGATGAAGATGAAAGGTGTAATAGTATGATGGTGACAAAGAGACCCGTTCATCTTTAATTCCAAGACTCGGACTCAGTAAGCTACTATCAGAAACAAAGACATAGACATGGTCTTTCCTGGACATGGTGACAAGTTTGACATTAAATACCCATATCTAACTCCCCTGATAACTGTTACACATTCTATTCTATTCATTCTTGattcttccctttttttaaatttcaaaagagtcctaATTTTCTTGTCtcctccaaaatccaaaatcccATCTTCCCCCAAATTGCAATCCCATCAAACAAACAAAGTGGGGCTTTCTCAAATTCAGTGCCTTTTCCTAACATATCACACTCCAAAAACTTGATCATCACAATCATGGCTTCCTTCAAAGTCAAGCAAGAATAACCCACCACCCAAAACCAAAAAGCTGTCCCCACTGACCCAAAGtctcttccttttttgtttCCCAGAATGGCCCAGATTATCAGAGACAGAGTTTTCGGCTCCTTTGGTGGTTCCAGACGACACAACAGAGTCCCTATTCCAATTCCACAACCCGAACCCGAACCCGAACCCGAACGCGTCGTCATGCCCGTTTACCCGGTCGAAGACCTGCCCAACCCGTTCGGGGACTTGGGCCCGCATCTCTCGGACTCGGACCTCCGAGAAACCGTCTACGAGATCCTAGTCGGAGCCTGCCGGAGCTCCGGCCCGAAACCGCTCACCTACACCCCGCAGTCGGAGAAGATCACCGACCGGAATTcccagtcttcttcttcttcctcctcgctGTCGTCACTTCAGAGGTCGCTGACGTCATCGGCGAAGAAGGCTCTGGGTTTGCAGCAAACGGCGTCGTCTAAGAGGCTCGGTGGGAGTAGTAAACGGTCCGGGTCGGTTTTTGAGCTCATGCGGGTCCAGATGAGGGTTTCGGAGCAGACCGATACCCGAATCAGGAGAGCCCTTCTCAGAGTTGCTGCTGGTCAGGTCAGTAGTGATTTCTTGATTTTCAATATTTGTGATAGTTACTGTAATAGATTTACAAGGAAATAAATCAAGGAAAATCGAATTGTGAATCAAAAATCTGACACTGTTGTATTGataactgtttttttttatgtctAGTGTTTGAGGAATCAGAAACTCTAGTAAAATTTGTTATTTCATAACTATTCACTTCTTTTTAGCTACTGTAAATTTTTCGGCACTTCTGATGAAGTTTGTCGTATTTCTTAAGTAATGCTTGGATTGTGTTAACTGGGATGTGGGAATGTGAATTAGGTTGTTGAAATGCATGGTTTTAGCTGTATGTGTTATTGTAATCCAGACTGTTTGATGTGTTTGGGATTTATTTCTGTGTTTGTATCAGCTCGGACGAAAGATAGAGAGCATGGTTTTGCCTCTGGAGCTGTTACAGCATTTCAGGTCGTTAGATTTTGCGAATCAGCAGGAGTATGAAGCTTGGCAGAGGAGGAATTTGAAGGTTCTTGAAGTGGGACTCCTGGTGTATCCTCATATGCCGTCGGATAGAAAAGACACCGCTCCTCAACAGCTCCGGAAGATTATACGTGGGGCCTTGGAGAAACCCATGGAAACTGGAAAGAACACCGAGACAATGCAAGTTCTCCGCAGTCTTGTTATGTCGCTTGCCTGCAGATCGTTTGATGGTACTGTTTCCGACACATGCCACTGGGCAGATGGGTTTCCGTTGAATCTCAGGCTCTACCAAAAGCTCCTGGAATCGTGTTTTGACCTGAATGAAGAAACTTCTATTATTGAAGAGCTTGATGAGGTTTTAGAAGTCATGAAGAAGACCTGGGTAGTCCTTGGAATAAACCAAATTCTGCATAATCTGTGTTTTGCATGGGTTTTATTTCATCGATATGTTACAACTGGCCAAGTGGATAATGACCTGCTGTTTGCAGCCAATAACCTCTTGGCGGAAGTTCAGCAAGATGCCAATGCCACAAAAGATCCATCTTATTTGAAGATCGTAAGTTCAACATTGAATACAATACTGGGTTGGACTGAGAGAAGGCTTCTTGCCTACCGTGATGTTTTCAACGCTGGCAATATTGAGTCGATGCAAAACATTGTCTCCCTGGGGGTATTATCAGCAAAAGTACTAGTAGAGGATATCTCTCACGAGTATCGTaggaagagaaaagaagttGATGTGGCACGTGACAGGGTTGACACCTACATAAGATCATCAATACGCACTGCTTTTGCTCAGGCAAGTTCTCATATTTCTGCAGCAATTATACTAAATGCTGTAATGTGTATTATGCTTGGAATTATATTACCAAGCTTCCTTGTCTTTCCTTCTTTGCTCTAAAATATATTGCTCAACATTCTGTATAATTTCTTATGGCAGAAACTGGAAAAAGTGGGCTCCAACAAGCGCCTATCAAAGAGCCAAAATAATCGTATTCCTACCTTGTCCGTCCTTGCAACAGAAGTTAGCGAACTGGCCTTTAGTGAGAAAGATATATTTGGTCCAGTGTTGAAGAGATGGCACCCTTTTGCAACGGGTGTTGCTATGGCTACGCTGCATTCTTGCTATGGAGACAAGCTCAAGCAATTTGTGGATGGTATCAGTGAGTTGACTCCTGATACTGTACAAGTACTAAAAGCTGCTGACAAATTGGAGAAAGATATTGTGCAGATTGCTGTCGAAGATTCAGTAGATAGTGAGGATGGCGGGAAATCCATCATACAGGAGATGCCTCCTTATGAGGCTGAAGCTGTAATGGCTGAGCTTGCGAAGGCTTGGATAAGGACAAGATTGGACAGGCTGAAGGAATGGGTTGACAGAAATCTGCAACAAGAGGTATGGATTTTCTGTCTCGACcaacaacaagaagaaactgTGCTGAAGTTTCCTCTGGTGCACTGTGTCCCACTGTGATGGTTTAGTCAAGTTTCAGTTGCCCAACTTGAGACTATTACACACTTCATGGATCTGATGTTGTGAACTTTATTCTGCAGGTCTGGAATCCACAAGCGAACAAAGAACGCTTTGCTCCTTCTGCCATTGAAGTTTTACGCATTGTAGATGAAACATTGGAAGCATTCTTTATGTTGCCTATACCAATGCATCCTGGCTTGATTCCAGAATTGAAGACTGGTCTTGATAGATGTCTTCAATACTATGTATCGAAAGCCAAGACTGGCTGTGGTATAGATCTTATTTTCAAAGCTTGCTCTCGTGCATTGAATTTGAAGTTTTCAATCTCCATTATAACCACCACTTCTCTTGTGATCTGTGCAGGAACCCGAATTACCTTCATTCCCACTTTGCCTGCTTTGACTAGATGTTCAGCGGGATCAAAATTTCATGGTGTATTCAAGAAGAAGGAAAGGTCACATATAAACCAGAGGAGGAAATCTCAGGTTGGAAGTACAAATGGGGATGGTTCATTTGGGATTCCGCAACTTTGTGTTCGCATTAATACTCTGCAGCATATTCGAATGGAGTTGGGAGTTTTTGAGAAGAGGATTGTTGCTCATCTTGGGAACTTGGAATCCACTCAAAAGGGAGATTTTGCGAATGGGATGGGCAAAATGTTTGAGCTCTCAGCACCTGCTTGTTTCGAAGGGATCCAACAACTTTGTGAGGCAACAGCTTACAAGGTTGTTTTCCATGAACTAAGTCATGTTCTTTGGGATGGCTTGTATAATGTGGATGCTCCCTCATGTAGAATTGAGCCATTTCTTCAGGAACTTgagcaatttttggagattatCTCGTCAACAGTTCACAACAGAGTTAGAACGCGTCTTATTACGGATGTCATGAAAGCTTCTTTTGATGGGTTCTTGTTGGTTTTGCTAGCTGGAGGCCCTTCCCGCAGTTTCACACTGAGAGATTCTAACATAATAGAGGAGGATTTTAAATTTCTGACTGATTTGTTCTGGTCAAACGGGGATGGATTACCAGCTGATTTAATAGCTAAGTTGTCAACCACTGTTAAGGACATCCTTCCTCTCTACCGTACTGAGACTGATAGCCTTATTGAAAAGTTCAAGCGCACGACTTTGGAGAACTATGGCTCTTCTGCGAAGTCCCACCTGCCATTGC is a window from the Rosa chinensis cultivar Old Blush chromosome 2, RchiOBHm-V2, whole genome shotgun sequence genome containing:
- the LOC112186732 gene encoding protein unc-13 homolog, producing the protein MAQIIRDRVFGSFGGSRRHNRVPIPIPQPEPEPEPERVVMPVYPVEDLPNPFGDLGPHLSDSDLRETVYEILVGACRSSGPKPLTYTPQSEKITDRNSQSSSSSSSLSSLQRSLTSSAKKALGLQQTASSKRLGGSSKRSGSVFELMRVQMRVSEQTDTRIRRALLRVAAGQLGRKIESMVLPLELLQHFRSLDFANQQEYEAWQRRNLKVLEVGLLVYPHMPSDRKDTAPQQLRKIIRGALEKPMETGKNTETMQVLRSLVMSLACRSFDGTVSDTCHWADGFPLNLRLYQKLLESCFDLNEETSIIEELDEVLEVMKKTWVVLGINQILHNLCFAWVLFHRYVTTGQVDNDLLFAANNLLAEVQQDANATKDPSYLKIVSSTLNTILGWTERRLLAYRDVFNAGNIESMQNIVSLGVLSAKVLVEDISHEYRRKRKEVDVARDRVDTYIRSSIRTAFAQKLEKVGSNKRLSKSQNNRIPTLSVLATEVSELAFSEKDIFGPVLKRWHPFATGVAMATLHSCYGDKLKQFVDGISELTPDTVQVLKAADKLEKDIVQIAVEDSVDSEDGGKSIIQEMPPYEAEAVMAELAKAWIRTRLDRLKEWVDRNLQQEVWNPQANKERFAPSAIEVLRIVDETLEAFFMLPIPMHPGLIPELKTGLDRCLQYYVSKAKTGCGTRITFIPTLPALTRCSAGSKFHGVFKKKERSHINQRRKSQVGSTNGDGSFGIPQLCVRINTLQHIRMELGVFEKRIVAHLGNLESTQKGDFANGMGKMFELSAPACFEGIQQLCEATAYKVVFHELSHVLWDGLYNVDAPSCRIEPFLQELEQFLEIISSTVHNRVRTRLITDVMKASFDGFLLVLLAGGPSRSFTLRDSNIIEEDFKFLTDLFWSNGDGLPADLIAKLSTTVKDILPLYRTETDSLIEKFKRTTLENYGSSAKSHLPLPPTSDEWNSNDPNTLLRVLCHRNDETAAKFLKKTYNLPKKL